A single Ziziphus jujuba cultivar Dongzao chromosome 11, ASM3175591v1 DNA region contains:
- the LOC107426908 gene encoding protein ALWAYS EARLY 3 isoform X1, with protein sequence MAPSRKSRSVNKRFSYVNEVSSYKTGENANKSRQKKRKLSDMLGPQWSEQELERFYEAYRKHGKDWKKVATVVRNRSVEMIEALYTMNRAYLSLPEGTASVVGLIAMMTDHYCVLGGSDSEQESNDGTGASHKPQKRARGQFQSNTSKGLDEHFPDVSQSQSVASSNGCLSLLKKRRSGIMPHAVRKRTPRVPVSYSDKDNRERKTPPSKQNLKHNIDPTGDDVAHEIAMALTEASQKGGSPQGSWISNRKVEGAMPTLYRNGERMSAKPEKTITKLCYGGVDKGGCELSLGSTEADKRDYDRNESYLMDKEGAEAVEFQQKGKRYHVNKPDVKDSVNDLLDGIKEAGSGTEEQKLSTAKGRSIGKGLRKRSKKALFVRDEDSPFDALKTLADMSLMMPETPTDPEPAVRDKGENFDVAIRSTLKGSHLVLGVEDTAFTSSKLEKAKEGTHHFNAGIQKRKRKSFPFKMYKNEGQTDSHLSDNQKLEVCNCQPKTAMDWIKKSTSKGKRSSHSSPNLKQGKLVKPLETTSSSTYGKSEETDSILSSIQVPSANQPPTKMRNRWKKQMQKPPSKIDTKTSENVLDDQSKLPASSLHNKELNLEERLSNCLSWYQAQRWSIFEWFYSAIDYPWFAKREFVEYLNHVGLGHVPRLTRVEWGVIRSSLGKPRRFSEHFLKEEKDKLNQYRESVRRHYSELRAGTREGLPTDLARPLSVGQRVIAIHPRTRKIQDGSILTVDHSRCYVQFDRPDLGVEYVMDIDCMPLNPLENLPASFTRQNSAVDRLLENLKEIRINEQLKEGKSDDCVKIASTENQDNICKLSKHSEGYSSSSELEAKVVHGEATKTQKVANSQPSILAQIQAKEDDVQALSELTRALDKKEVVVSELKCLHDELMENQKDGDNSLKDSEPFKKQYAAILLRLNEVNEQVSSALLCLRQRNTYQGSSQNMLLKAMGSLNDPGSHSSSCVCSTCRIHEPGSNVAEIVESSRIRAQKMVDIAMQALSSLKMMENGPRRIEEAIDFINKRLSEEDFGMLTCRPCTDSFVASPDQLTAGTSKPSSTRDPPDPASTTSSNKNETKFLSELIAHCIATLLMIQKCTERQFPPADVARVLDSAVTSLQPFCSQNVPVYAEIQKCMGILRNQILALVPT encoded by the exons ATGGCCCCATCAAGAAAATCAAGGAGTGTGAATAAGCGATTTTCTTATGTAAATGAGGTTTCTTCTTACAAAACTGGTGAGAATGCTAATAAAAGTAGGCAGAAG AAGAGGAAGTTGTCTGACATGCTAGGGCCTCAATGGAGCGAGCAAGAGCTTGAGCGTTTCTATGAAGCATATCGTAAGCATGGGAAAGATTGGAAGAAG GTGGCTACTGTAGTTCGTAACCGGTCTGTGGAGATGATAGAGGCCCTTTACACCATGAATAGG GCCTACTTATCTCTTCCAGAGGGCACAGCATCTGTTGTTGGATTGATAGCAATGATGACTGATCACTACTGTGTACTG GGAGGAAGTGACAGTGAACAAGAAAGCAATGATGGTACAGGAGCGTCTCATAAGCCCCAAAAACGTGCAAGGGGACAGTTTCAGAGTAACACCTCTAAAGGATTAGATGAGCATTTTCCAGATGTTTCACAGTCCCAATCAGTTGCATCAAGTAATGGCTGCCTATCGTTGTTGAAGAAGAGGCGGTCTG GAATTATGCCTCACGCTGTTAGAAAGAGGACCCCACGGGTCCCTGTTTCATATTCTGATAAAGATAACAGGGAAAGGAAAACTCCACCATCTAAGCAAAATTTGAAACACAATATAGATCCAACTGGTGATGATGTTGCTCATGAGATAGCAATGGCATTGACGGAGGCCTCACAAAAAGGTGGTTCTCCCCAAGGTTCCTGGATATCTAATAGAAAAGTAGAAGGTGCTATGCCAACCTTGTATCGGAATGGTGAAAGGATG TCTGCCAAACCAGAAAAGACTATCACTAAGCTTTGTTATGGTGGAGTTGACAAGGGTGGCTGTGAATTGAGCTTAGGAAGTACAGAAGCTGATAAACGGGATTATGATAGAAATGAAAGTTATTTGATGGATAAAGAAGGTGCTGAAGCAGTAGAATTCCAACAGAAGGGAAAGAGATACCATGTAAACAAGCCAGACGTTAAAGACAGTGTAAATGATCTTTTGGATGGCATAAAAGAAGCTGGTAGTGGCACAGAGGAACAAAAGCTGAGCACTGCCAAGGGAAGGTCAATTGGAAAAGGTCTTAGAAAGAGAAGTAAAAAAGCACTTTTTGTAAGAG ATGAGGATTCTCCCTTTGATGCGTTGAAAACTCTGGCAGATATGTCCTTGATGATGCCTGAAACACCTACTGACCCTG AGCCAGCTGTACGGGACAAGGGAGAAAATTTTGATGTTGCTATCAGGTCTACACTTAAAGGGAGCCATTTAGTTCTTGGGGTTGAAGACACTGCTTTCACATCATCTAAGCTGGAAAAGGCCAAGGAGGGAACTCACCATTTTAATGCTGGAATCCAGAAAAGAAAACGAAAGTCCTTTCCATTTAAA ATGTATAAAAATGAAGGTCAAACTGATTCCCATCTGAGCGACAATCAGAAGCTTGAGGTGTGTAATTGTCAACCTAAAACA GCTATGGACTGGATAAAGAAATCGACTAGTAAAGGTAAAAGGTCATCTCATAGTTCTCCAAACCTAAAACAAGGGAAGTTGGTGAAGCCATTAGAGACTACATCTTCAAGTACCTATGGTAAAAGTGAAGAAACtgattcaattttatcaagcaTACAAGTTCCTTCTGCAAACCAGCCACCCACAAAAATGAGGAATAGATGGAAGAAGCAGATGCAGAAGCCACCTTCAAAGATAGATACAAAAACTTCTGAGAATGTTTTAGATGACCAGTCTAAATTACCTGCTTCTTCACTCCATAACAAAGAATTAAATCTTGAG GAAAGACTCAGCAATTGCCTATCTTGGTATCAAGCACAAAGATGGTCCATTTTTGAGTGGTTTTATAGTGCAATTGATTACCCATGGTTTGCAAAAAGAGAGTTTGTGGAATACCTGAATCATGTTGGGCTAGGTCATGTTCCAAGGTTAACTCGTGTGGAGTGGGGTGTGATAAGGAG TTCCCTGGGCAAACCACGAAGATTTTCTGAGCATTTcttgaaggaagaaaaagacaaGCTTAATCAATACCGGGAGTCCGTTAGAAGGCATTATTCTGAACTCCGTGCTGGTACCAGGGAAGGACTTCCAACTGATTTAGCTCGTCCTTTATCAGTTGGTCAACGTGTTATTGCAATTCATCCCAGGACAAGAAAGATTCAGGATGGAAGTATATTAACAGTTGACCATTCTAGGTGTTATGTTCAGTTTGACCGGCCAGATTTGGGGGTTGAATATGtcatg GATATTGATTGCATGCCTTTAAATCCACTTGAAAACCTGCCTGCATCTTTTACAAGGCAAAACTCTGCTGTCGACAGACTTTTGGAGAATTTAAAGGAGATAAGGATTAATGAACAACTGAAGGAAGGAAAGAGTGATGACTGTGTGAAGATTGCCTCAACCGAGAACCAAGATAACATTTGCAAATTATCAAAGCACTCTGAG GGTTATTCATCAAGTTCTGAATTAGAAGCAAAAGTAGTGCATGGTGAGGCGACCAAGACACAGAAAGTGGCAAATTCTCAACCTTCAATTCTTGCACAAATCCAAGCAAAAGAAGATGATGTACAAGCTCTTTCTGAGTTGACTCGTGCTCTTGACAAAAAG GAAGTTGTCGTATCTGAGTTGAAGTGCTTGCACGATGAGCTCATGGAAAACCAGAAGGATGGAGACAACTCTCTCAAGGATTCTGAACCTTTTAAGAAGCAATATGCTGCAATACTCTTAAGATTAAATGAAGTCAATGAACAG GTTTCGTCTGCGTTATTGTGCTTGAGACAACGCAACACATATCAAGGAAGCTcccaaaatatgttattgaagGCCATGGGTAGTTTAAATGACCCTGGCAGCCACTCTAGCTCTTGTGTTTGTTCTACCTGTCGCATCCACGAACCTGGATCTAATGTAGCGGAGATCGTGGAGAGTTCAAGAATAAGAGCCCAAAAAATGGTTGACATAGCCATGCAG GCACTATCATCTTTAAAAATGATGGAAAATGGCCCTCGGAGAATTGAGGAGGCTATAGACTTTATAAATAAGCGGCTTTCGGAAGAGGATTTTGGCATGCTAACCTGTAGGCCCTGTACAGACTCATTTGTAGCTTCTCCAGATCAATTAACTGCTGGGACATCAAAACCATCATCAACCAGGGATCCACCTGATCCTGCATCGACCACTTCATCCAATAAAAATGAGACAAAATTCCTTTCAGAGCTTATTGCACACTGTATAGCTACTTTGCTAATGATTCAG AAATGTACAGAGCGACAGTTTCCACCAGCCGATGTGGCCCGAGTACTAGATTCTGCTGTTACGAGTTTGCAGCCATTTTGTTCACAAAACGTTCCAGTTTATGCGGAGATACAGAAATGCATGGGTATTCTTAGGAATCAGATATTGGCACTTGTACCTACATAA
- the LOC107426908 gene encoding protein ALWAYS EARLY 3 isoform X2, giving the protein MAPSRKSRSVNKRFSYVNEVSSYKTGENANKSRQKKRKLSDMLGPQWSEQELERFYEAYRKHGKDWKKVATVVRNRSVEMIEALYTMNRAYLSLPEGTASVVGLIAMMTDHYCVLGGSDSEQESNDGTGASHKPQKRARGQFQSNTSKGLDEHFPDVSQSQSVASSNGCLSLLKKRRSGIMPHAVRKRTPRVPVSYSDKDNRERKTPPSKQNLKHNIDPTGDDVAHEIAMALTEASQKGGSPQGSWISNRKVEGAMPTLYRNGERMSAKPEKTITKLCYGGVDKGGCELSLGSTEADKRDYDRNESYLMDKEGAEAVEFQQKGKRYHVNKPDVKDSVNDLLDGIKEAGSGTEEQKLSTAKGRSIGKGLRKRSKKALFVRDEDSPFDALKTLADMSLMMPETPTDPEPAVRDKGENFDVAIRSTLKGSHLVLGVEDTAFTSSKLEKAKEGTHHFNAGIQKRKRKSFPFKMYKNEGQTDSHLSDNQKLEAMDWIKKSTSKGKRSSHSSPNLKQGKLVKPLETTSSSTYGKSEETDSILSSIQVPSANQPPTKMRNRWKKQMQKPPSKIDTKTSENVLDDQSKLPASSLHNKELNLEERLSNCLSWYQAQRWSIFEWFYSAIDYPWFAKREFVEYLNHVGLGHVPRLTRVEWGVIRSSLGKPRRFSEHFLKEEKDKLNQYRESVRRHYSELRAGTREGLPTDLARPLSVGQRVIAIHPRTRKIQDGSILTVDHSRCYVQFDRPDLGVEYVMDIDCMPLNPLENLPASFTRQNSAVDRLLENLKEIRINEQLKEGKSDDCVKIASTENQDNICKLSKHSEGYSSSSELEAKVVHGEATKTQKVANSQPSILAQIQAKEDDVQALSELTRALDKKEVVVSELKCLHDELMENQKDGDNSLKDSEPFKKQYAAILLRLNEVNEQVSSALLCLRQRNTYQGSSQNMLLKAMGSLNDPGSHSSSCVCSTCRIHEPGSNVAEIVESSRIRAQKMVDIAMQALSSLKMMENGPRRIEEAIDFINKRLSEEDFGMLTCRPCTDSFVASPDQLTAGTSKPSSTRDPPDPASTTSSNKNETKFLSELIAHCIATLLMIQKCTERQFPPADVARVLDSAVTSLQPFCSQNVPVYAEIQKCMGILRNQILALVPT; this is encoded by the exons ATGGCCCCATCAAGAAAATCAAGGAGTGTGAATAAGCGATTTTCTTATGTAAATGAGGTTTCTTCTTACAAAACTGGTGAGAATGCTAATAAAAGTAGGCAGAAG AAGAGGAAGTTGTCTGACATGCTAGGGCCTCAATGGAGCGAGCAAGAGCTTGAGCGTTTCTATGAAGCATATCGTAAGCATGGGAAAGATTGGAAGAAG GTGGCTACTGTAGTTCGTAACCGGTCTGTGGAGATGATAGAGGCCCTTTACACCATGAATAGG GCCTACTTATCTCTTCCAGAGGGCACAGCATCTGTTGTTGGATTGATAGCAATGATGACTGATCACTACTGTGTACTG GGAGGAAGTGACAGTGAACAAGAAAGCAATGATGGTACAGGAGCGTCTCATAAGCCCCAAAAACGTGCAAGGGGACAGTTTCAGAGTAACACCTCTAAAGGATTAGATGAGCATTTTCCAGATGTTTCACAGTCCCAATCAGTTGCATCAAGTAATGGCTGCCTATCGTTGTTGAAGAAGAGGCGGTCTG GAATTATGCCTCACGCTGTTAGAAAGAGGACCCCACGGGTCCCTGTTTCATATTCTGATAAAGATAACAGGGAAAGGAAAACTCCACCATCTAAGCAAAATTTGAAACACAATATAGATCCAACTGGTGATGATGTTGCTCATGAGATAGCAATGGCATTGACGGAGGCCTCACAAAAAGGTGGTTCTCCCCAAGGTTCCTGGATATCTAATAGAAAAGTAGAAGGTGCTATGCCAACCTTGTATCGGAATGGTGAAAGGATG TCTGCCAAACCAGAAAAGACTATCACTAAGCTTTGTTATGGTGGAGTTGACAAGGGTGGCTGTGAATTGAGCTTAGGAAGTACAGAAGCTGATAAACGGGATTATGATAGAAATGAAAGTTATTTGATGGATAAAGAAGGTGCTGAAGCAGTAGAATTCCAACAGAAGGGAAAGAGATACCATGTAAACAAGCCAGACGTTAAAGACAGTGTAAATGATCTTTTGGATGGCATAAAAGAAGCTGGTAGTGGCACAGAGGAACAAAAGCTGAGCACTGCCAAGGGAAGGTCAATTGGAAAAGGTCTTAGAAAGAGAAGTAAAAAAGCACTTTTTGTAAGAG ATGAGGATTCTCCCTTTGATGCGTTGAAAACTCTGGCAGATATGTCCTTGATGATGCCTGAAACACCTACTGACCCTG AGCCAGCTGTACGGGACAAGGGAGAAAATTTTGATGTTGCTATCAGGTCTACACTTAAAGGGAGCCATTTAGTTCTTGGGGTTGAAGACACTGCTTTCACATCATCTAAGCTGGAAAAGGCCAAGGAGGGAACTCACCATTTTAATGCTGGAATCCAGAAAAGAAAACGAAAGTCCTTTCCATTTAAA ATGTATAAAAATGAAGGTCAAACTGATTCCCATCTGAGCGACAATCAGAAGCTTGAG GCTATGGACTGGATAAAGAAATCGACTAGTAAAGGTAAAAGGTCATCTCATAGTTCTCCAAACCTAAAACAAGGGAAGTTGGTGAAGCCATTAGAGACTACATCTTCAAGTACCTATGGTAAAAGTGAAGAAACtgattcaattttatcaagcaTACAAGTTCCTTCTGCAAACCAGCCACCCACAAAAATGAGGAATAGATGGAAGAAGCAGATGCAGAAGCCACCTTCAAAGATAGATACAAAAACTTCTGAGAATGTTTTAGATGACCAGTCTAAATTACCTGCTTCTTCACTCCATAACAAAGAATTAAATCTTGAG GAAAGACTCAGCAATTGCCTATCTTGGTATCAAGCACAAAGATGGTCCATTTTTGAGTGGTTTTATAGTGCAATTGATTACCCATGGTTTGCAAAAAGAGAGTTTGTGGAATACCTGAATCATGTTGGGCTAGGTCATGTTCCAAGGTTAACTCGTGTGGAGTGGGGTGTGATAAGGAG TTCCCTGGGCAAACCACGAAGATTTTCTGAGCATTTcttgaaggaagaaaaagacaaGCTTAATCAATACCGGGAGTCCGTTAGAAGGCATTATTCTGAACTCCGTGCTGGTACCAGGGAAGGACTTCCAACTGATTTAGCTCGTCCTTTATCAGTTGGTCAACGTGTTATTGCAATTCATCCCAGGACAAGAAAGATTCAGGATGGAAGTATATTAACAGTTGACCATTCTAGGTGTTATGTTCAGTTTGACCGGCCAGATTTGGGGGTTGAATATGtcatg GATATTGATTGCATGCCTTTAAATCCACTTGAAAACCTGCCTGCATCTTTTACAAGGCAAAACTCTGCTGTCGACAGACTTTTGGAGAATTTAAAGGAGATAAGGATTAATGAACAACTGAAGGAAGGAAAGAGTGATGACTGTGTGAAGATTGCCTCAACCGAGAACCAAGATAACATTTGCAAATTATCAAAGCACTCTGAG GGTTATTCATCAAGTTCTGAATTAGAAGCAAAAGTAGTGCATGGTGAGGCGACCAAGACACAGAAAGTGGCAAATTCTCAACCTTCAATTCTTGCACAAATCCAAGCAAAAGAAGATGATGTACAAGCTCTTTCTGAGTTGACTCGTGCTCTTGACAAAAAG GAAGTTGTCGTATCTGAGTTGAAGTGCTTGCACGATGAGCTCATGGAAAACCAGAAGGATGGAGACAACTCTCTCAAGGATTCTGAACCTTTTAAGAAGCAATATGCTGCAATACTCTTAAGATTAAATGAAGTCAATGAACAG GTTTCGTCTGCGTTATTGTGCTTGAGACAACGCAACACATATCAAGGAAGCTcccaaaatatgttattgaagGCCATGGGTAGTTTAAATGACCCTGGCAGCCACTCTAGCTCTTGTGTTTGTTCTACCTGTCGCATCCACGAACCTGGATCTAATGTAGCGGAGATCGTGGAGAGTTCAAGAATAAGAGCCCAAAAAATGGTTGACATAGCCATGCAG GCACTATCATCTTTAAAAATGATGGAAAATGGCCCTCGGAGAATTGAGGAGGCTATAGACTTTATAAATAAGCGGCTTTCGGAAGAGGATTTTGGCATGCTAACCTGTAGGCCCTGTACAGACTCATTTGTAGCTTCTCCAGATCAATTAACTGCTGGGACATCAAAACCATCATCAACCAGGGATCCACCTGATCCTGCATCGACCACTTCATCCAATAAAAATGAGACAAAATTCCTTTCAGAGCTTATTGCACACTGTATAGCTACTTTGCTAATGATTCAG AAATGTACAGAGCGACAGTTTCCACCAGCCGATGTGGCCCGAGTACTAGATTCTGCTGTTACGAGTTTGCAGCCATTTTGTTCACAAAACGTTCCAGTTTATGCGGAGATACAGAAATGCATGGGTATTCTTAGGAATCAGATATTGGCACTTGTACCTACATAA
- the LOC125419466 gene encoding disease resistance protein RPP13 isoform X2: MSDAVVSFALESLRDLLIHEVNLLPRVKEQVDLLKDDLGFMNSFLKDSEGKQNEHYMVKELISQIRDAAFQAEDVISIYMAHVIKQRRRNLLRKLLHSFGHAAVLHDVASETTRIKNKIDNIYANKSRFGIEAGSHSHLDEEAERLLEQRRRDVEEVDVVGLANDTTTMVDQLTDGRSLGLEVTSIIGMGGLGKTTLARKIYKNSRIKNHFDCCAWVNVSQEYKTRRLLLDMMKCFMSLSDEIFKKSDEELKHTLHDNLKGKKYFVVMDDVWKPEVWDQMKAAFPDESNGSRLLITSREKDVATHSSSTPPYSLPFLDDDASWELFCKKVFRGEKCPSYLKSLGRQLAKSCKGLPLSIVVLGGILANKDKTHQMWSSFVGNVSRFLFEDRNTCFDILALSYNQLPRRLKLCFLYVGVFPEDVEISVRHLTQLWVAEGFIPVQKGINRKPEEDIGIAELYLAELIDRSLIQVASRRSDGGVKTCRIHDLLRDFCINVSMEEKLFEVHADADLLSSSSNNTTIKARRLSFQEWRT; this comes from the exons ATGAGTGACGCTGTTGTTAGTTTTGCGTTGGAGAGCCTAAGAGATTTGCTCATCCATGAGGTAAATTTGCTTCCTAGAGTGAAAGAGCAAGTCGATTTGCTCAAAGATGATCTTGGCTTTATGAATTCCTTTCTCAAAGATTCTGAAGGGAAACAGAACGAGCATTACATGGTGAAGGAGCTGATCAGCCAAATCAGAGATGCCGCTTTTCAGGCTGAGGATGTCATAAGCATATACATGGCTCACGTCATAAAGCAAAGAAGGAGGAACCTGCTGCGGAAATTACTCCACTCATTTGGTCATGCAGCCGTGCTTCATGACGTTGCAAGCGAGACGACGAGAATCAAGAACAAGATCGATAACATTTATGCTAATAAATCAAGATTTGGCATAGAAGCTGGATCTCATTCTCATTTGGATGAGGAGGCAGAACGATTGCTTGAGCAACGACGGAGAGACGTCGAGGAAGTCGATGTGGTGGGCCTCGCCAATGACACAACAACAATGGTGGATCAACTTACTGATGGAAGGAGCTTAGGGCTTGAGGTAACTTCGATCATTGGCATGGGTGGTCTGGGAAAGACCACGCTTGcaagaaaaatttataaaaattctcgTATCAAGAATCACTTCGATTGTTGTGCATGGGTTAATGTATCTCAAGAATACAAAACCCGTAGATTGCTTCTTGATATGATGAAGTGTTTTATGTCATTATCAGatgaaatattcaaaaaatctgATGAAGAACTTAAACACACATTACATGACAACTTGAAAGGAAAAAAGTATTTTGTTGTCATGGATGATGTGTGGAAACCTGAAGTTTGGGATCAGATGAAAGCAGCTTTTCCTGATGAGTCAAATGGAAGTAGACTATTAATCACTAGTCGGGAAAAAGATGTTGCTACTCATTCTAGCTCAACTCCTCCTTATTCCTTGCCCTTTCTTGACGACGATGCAAGTTGGGAACTCTTTTGTAAAAAAGTTTTCCGAGGAGAAAAATGTCCCTCTTATCTAAAAAGTCTTGGGCGACAACTTGCAAAAAGTTGTAAAGGGTTACCACTTTCTATAGTGGTATTAGGAGGTATTCTAGCAAACAAAGACAAAACACACCAAATGTGGTCCAGTTTTGTGGGCAATGTCAGTCGCTTTCTCTTTGAGGATCGAAACACTTGCTTTGATATCCTTGCTCTAAGCTACAACCAGTTGCCACGTAGATTGAAATTATGTTTTCTATATGTTGGTGTCTTCCCCGAAGATGTTGAAATCTCAGTAAGGCATTTAACTCAGTTGTGGGTTGCCGAGGGATTTATACCAGTTCAAAAGGGCATCAACAGAAAGCCGGAGGAAGATATTGGTATTGCAGAGTTGTACTTGGCGGAGCTGATCGATCGAAGTCTGATCCAAGTAGCAAGTAGAAGAAGCGATGGAGGAGTGAAGACGTGTCGTATCCATGACCTGCTAAGAGACTTTTGTATAAACGTGAGCATGGAGGAGAAACTTTTTGAGGTTCATGCGGATGCTGATCTTCTTTCATCATCATCCAATAATACCACCATCAAGGCTCGAAGACTTTCCTTTCAAG AGTGGCGTACGTGA
- the LOC125419466 gene encoding disease resistance protein RPP13 isoform X1, whose translation MSDAVVSFALESLRDLLIHEVNLLPRVKEQVDLLKDDLGFMNSFLKDSEGKQNEHYMVKELISQIRDAAFQAEDVISIYMAHVIKQRRRNLLRKLLHSFGHAAVLHDVASETTRIKNKIDNIYANKSRFGIEAGSHSHLDEEAERLLEQRRRDVEEVDVVGLANDTTTMVDQLTDGRSLGLEVTSIIGMGGLGKTTLARKIYKNSRIKNHFDCCAWVNVSQEYKTRRLLLDMMKCFMSLSDEIFKKSDEELKHTLHDNLKGKKYFVVMDDVWKPEVWDQMKAAFPDESNGSRLLITSREKDVATHSSSTPPYSLPFLDDDASWELFCKKVFRGEKCPSYLKSLGRQLAKSCKGLPLSIVVLGGILANKDKTHQMWSSFVGNVSRFLFEDRNTCFDILALSYNQLPRRLKLCFLYVGVFPEDVEISVRHLTQLWVAEGFIPVQKGINRKPEEDIGIAELYLAELIDRSLIQVASRRSDGGVKTCRIHDLLRDFCINVSMEEKLFEVHADADLLSSSSNNTTIKARRLSFQGFCTWKQST comes from the exons ATGAGTGACGCTGTTGTTAGTTTTGCGTTGGAGAGCCTAAGAGATTTGCTCATCCATGAGGTAAATTTGCTTCCTAGAGTGAAAGAGCAAGTCGATTTGCTCAAAGATGATCTTGGCTTTATGAATTCCTTTCTCAAAGATTCTGAAGGGAAACAGAACGAGCATTACATGGTGAAGGAGCTGATCAGCCAAATCAGAGATGCCGCTTTTCAGGCTGAGGATGTCATAAGCATATACATGGCTCACGTCATAAAGCAAAGAAGGAGGAACCTGCTGCGGAAATTACTCCACTCATTTGGTCATGCAGCCGTGCTTCATGACGTTGCAAGCGAGACGACGAGAATCAAGAACAAGATCGATAACATTTATGCTAATAAATCAAGATTTGGCATAGAAGCTGGATCTCATTCTCATTTGGATGAGGAGGCAGAACGATTGCTTGAGCAACGACGGAGAGACGTCGAGGAAGTCGATGTGGTGGGCCTCGCCAATGACACAACAACAATGGTGGATCAACTTACTGATGGAAGGAGCTTAGGGCTTGAGGTAACTTCGATCATTGGCATGGGTGGTCTGGGAAAGACCACGCTTGcaagaaaaatttataaaaattctcgTATCAAGAATCACTTCGATTGTTGTGCATGGGTTAATGTATCTCAAGAATACAAAACCCGTAGATTGCTTCTTGATATGATGAAGTGTTTTATGTCATTATCAGatgaaatattcaaaaaatctgATGAAGAACTTAAACACACATTACATGACAACTTGAAAGGAAAAAAGTATTTTGTTGTCATGGATGATGTGTGGAAACCTGAAGTTTGGGATCAGATGAAAGCAGCTTTTCCTGATGAGTCAAATGGAAGTAGACTATTAATCACTAGTCGGGAAAAAGATGTTGCTACTCATTCTAGCTCAACTCCTCCTTATTCCTTGCCCTTTCTTGACGACGATGCAAGTTGGGAACTCTTTTGTAAAAAAGTTTTCCGAGGAGAAAAATGTCCCTCTTATCTAAAAAGTCTTGGGCGACAACTTGCAAAAAGTTGTAAAGGGTTACCACTTTCTATAGTGGTATTAGGAGGTATTCTAGCAAACAAAGACAAAACACACCAAATGTGGTCCAGTTTTGTGGGCAATGTCAGTCGCTTTCTCTTTGAGGATCGAAACACTTGCTTTGATATCCTTGCTCTAAGCTACAACCAGTTGCCACGTAGATTGAAATTATGTTTTCTATATGTTGGTGTCTTCCCCGAAGATGTTGAAATCTCAGTAAGGCATTTAACTCAGTTGTGGGTTGCCGAGGGATTTATACCAGTTCAAAAGGGCATCAACAGAAAGCCGGAGGAAGATATTGGTATTGCAGAGTTGTACTTGGCGGAGCTGATCGATCGAAGTCTGATCCAAGTAGCAAGTAGAAGAAGCGATGGAGGAGTGAAGACGTGTCGTATCCATGACCTGCTAAGAGACTTTTGTATAAACGTGAGCATGGAGGAGAAACTTTTTGAGGTTCATGCGGATGCTGATCTTCTTTCATCATCATCCAATAATACCACCATCAAGGCTCGAAGACTTTCCTTTCAAG GCTTTTGTACCTGGAAACAATCCACATAA